The window aattttatttatgacgaatatatttgttttgtttattgtttattattatatattatttaactacTTTCGTAAGCTAGCTAATtgattaaaagttaaataataactAGTGCAcgattaatataatatgttaatgatattatatcactttttttttttgtaaggaAAAAGCCAGATAGTTGCTAtttacaaaaaggaaaagggaagaaCTATTAGTTTATAAGATATCATtagcaaataaatataatattagttAAACTAATGctataatttaataatgatCAAATCAACgtattataaaactaaatttgatacctcatttgtttcaaatttaatatttaatatttagagCGGTGCTAAGAATATAGGAACGAGGTGCACCTTGTTCTTTCCAggacttcaaaatatatttatatatcaattttaaattgggGGTTTCAAGTAATTGTCTACCTTTCttccaatttattttcttttttaaaaaactactAATCTATATTGTCTCGTGATATATAGGATTCTTCACCCTCCAattattagaattaaaatattgttcaaGTTGAGAATAAcctgtaaatataacaaatacaaTCCAATAACTGTATGGGGCTGAAGTATCACaaggattttaaaaatatgtcgATATCTACTGATTcccattgttttttaatatatttctttaaaaatattagtcaAAAGTTTattgttgaaagaaataaaaatgtgaggtgaaaaatgaaaacacacGAGAGCCATTAACCATGGTTTGGACTATTTATTATGACAATTAAGAGAAGAATTTGGTGGGATTTAAAATTGACCCTTAGCTTCTTCTAATAATTAGTTAGAAAGGAAGTCTAGAAGAATCACTATGTACATATAGGAAAAGGAgtagaaatgaaatgatgatGAGATAACAAAAAGAGGTAAATGTAAGCCATATTTAGTGGCCACATGATGTAGGGTCAAGGGTTGTCCAAATATTATTCTACATCCATAGCCACAAGGACAAGCATATGTGATCTTTTTATGGCCACAACCTTGGCTTCACTTTGCCGGCCAAGGAATTAGATGGGACATTTAGGCAGCATAATTCCAACACTTGAGAAATAGAagagatagagatagagatGTCCACCAAAAAGTTCTTGGCCCATTAGAAGTGGGAAGGTATAGAGAGAGagcaaaaaagaacaatacaTATCTTCATGTCATGTGTGTTTTTATAGTCAAGATGGCCATCTTTTACTTTATAgatatattgatatttcaCTTTTTGGAATTCCAATCAAAGCaatgaaaagtaataatattttaaatgtctagtcttcatcttttttattttggtttaggtttTTTTAGGAGGGATTTTTTCGTCTCAACACACTTTAATAATTCTTGGTTTGATTGAGTAGGTTTTGTTAAAGATGTAGATCATATCTAAGTTTATGGGTAAGTCATGCTTGAAGTTTGTGTGTTATTAAAACTACATGTAGAATTAATAAGTTTAGTTTGCCAGTTTTTCCACCATTTAATTAAAGTGtcatttgttgttattttgtgtgaaaaagaaaatttcatcacaaaaatctataaaacaaaattgcatGACTGAaatttataactatatatataaaaagatatacTTACACAGTAAAAGACGTATTTAACGTAGCTAGAGAATGCATCACTTTTCGAATTGTCTCCGTCTATTCACTAATTTTCATCTCTTCTAgtattctgtttttttttaaaaaaaagcataacAAGTAGAGAATGAAAGTATAGAATTCAAATGATTGTAAAGACAACGcaagaatttgttttgatGGGTGGATGTCAAAGATACATATAGTTTTGAGAATTGattgggaaagaaaaaaggaatttgGAAGATTATTGAAAGTAACACATACAAGAGAGTGATGTACTATATTGGGTTTGATTGGTAGGTTCCATTGTATGGAGCAGCACAACTGAGTGGAGCAACTTGTGCAGCCTTTACATTGCGCTTATTATTGCATCCAATTAAGCATTTGGGCACAACTACTCCATCAGGGTCTGATTTACAAGCTTTAGTTATGGAGATTGTTGTTACATTCTCTATGATGTTTGTCACTCTTGCCGTTGCAACTGACACCAAAGCAGTAAGATTCTTTCACTTATACCTAAACATATccctttaaattaaaagtagtttatttattttaagtctTGAAAATTATAGGGAAAACTATTTCTAGAAAATGGATCTGTAATGAAATATGGATAAAAGTAAGTGGGAGGTTGGAGTCCCCactcaacattttaaaaatgaaaataaagataaagtgtgtaaatatttagaatgcaaagaaataaaaaaagaagagtttgaggtcaaataatattttgttccACTATTTGGAAAGACTAAAATGTAGTGAATAATTAATGCAATGTGTTTTCATTAATGTGGGAAAATGGTTGTTTTGGCTTTGGTTTGAGTTCGGCAGGTAGGAGAGCTGGCAGGTATCGCAGTTGGCTCAGCTGTTTGTATCACTTCCATCTTAGCTGGGTGAGTAAGGAAAACATAACATTTTTGGTTTTCCCTTTTTAACACAATTAAAattctttgtttcaaaatatataataataatcataattttaaaacatattcttatttattttatttttcaaaaatacccTTATTTTGGACATGttaatactttatttattgCAAATGTTTAACTTTACAAAACCATGCATAcataacaacaattttcattttaaaaagttcaatttttgggaacttttttcttttttaaaacctccctttttgagaaaaatgttttgagaatataaaaattttacattaaacAAATAGATCTAATAAGCATTTGTGTTAGCGACTATTCAGACCTGTATCAGGAGGGTCAATGAACCCTGTGAGGACTTTAGGACCTGCATTGGCAAGTGATTATTATAAAGGGCTTTGGGTGTACTTTGTTGGGCCGGTTGTTGGAACTCAACTGGGGGCATGGTCATATAAGTTCATACGTGCCAGTGACAAACCTGTGCACTTAATCTCTCCACATTCTTTTTCACTCAAAATGCGAAGAATGTCGAGATCAGATGTTAGCGAA of the Cucumis sativus cultivar 9930 chromosome 3, Cucumber_9930_V3, whole genome shotgun sequence genome contains:
- the LOC101205692 gene encoding aquaporin NIP2-1-like: MSSIQNPQLSNQEAVVDVNEFVSVENPDSKRSKFGSFFKNPYPPGFSRKLVAEVIATYLLVFVTCGAAALNASDARRVSQLGASVAGGLIVTVMIYAVGHVSGAHMNPAVTMAFAATRHFPWKQVPLYGAAQLSGATCAAFTLRLLLHPIKHLGTTTPSGSDLQALVMEIVVTFSMMFVTLAVATDTKAVGELAGIAVGSAVCITSILAGPVSGGSMNPVRTLGPALASDYYKGLWVYFVGPVVGTQLGAWSYKFIRASDKPVHLISPHSFSLKMRRMSRSDVSESNH